From a single Chlamydia muridarum str. Nigg genomic region:
- the rpsB gene encoding 30S ribosomal protein S2, whose protein sequence is MVLSCELTLKELLESGAHFGHQTSRWNPKMKPFIFEEKNGLYIIDLAKTLAQLKKAVSCIQKTVEQGKSILFVGTKKQAKQIIKEAAIECGEFFASERWLGGMLTNMATIRNSVKTLNNIEIDLASSNSVLTKKETALLAKRHRKLLNNLEGVRHMNSLPGLLVVIDPGYERIAVAEAGKLGIPVMALVDTNCDPTPINHVIPCNDDSIKSIRLIVNALKDAIIDTKKRSGFEILSPVRPIERPAEEIVEGLPLPNEAQNDANSKEGFLVWTDTDNSEALR, encoded by the coding sequence TTGGTGCTTTCTTGCGAACTAACTTTAAAAGAACTTTTAGAATCCGGAGCACATTTTGGACACCAGACAAGTCGCTGGAATCCAAAAATGAAGCCTTTTATTTTTGAAGAAAAGAATGGCCTTTACATCATTGATTTAGCCAAAACTTTGGCTCAATTGAAGAAAGCTGTTTCTTGCATTCAAAAAACTGTCGAGCAGGGAAAATCTATTTTGTTTGTTGGAACAAAAAAACAAGCAAAACAGATTATCAAAGAAGCTGCTATCGAATGTGGAGAATTCTTTGCATCAGAAAGATGGTTGGGTGGCATGTTAACAAACATGGCAACCATTAGAAATTCTGTAAAAACATTGAACAACATTGAAATAGACCTGGCGTCTTCTAATTCTGTTCTTACGAAAAAAGAAACCGCTTTGTTAGCCAAAAGACATCGCAAACTGCTTAATAATCTAGAAGGTGTTCGTCATATGAATTCCCTTCCAGGACTTTTGGTTGTTATTGATCCAGGATACGAGCGCATTGCTGTAGCAGAAGCTGGCAAACTCGGCATTCCTGTAATGGCTTTAGTTGATACAAATTGTGATCCGACACCAATTAACCATGTGATTCCATGTAATGATGACTCAATAAAGAGCATTCGCTTAATTGTTAACGCGCTCAAGGATGCTATTATTGATACGAAAAAACGTTCAGGTTTCGAAATTTTATCCCCTGTACGTCCTATAGAAAGACCTGCGGAAGAAATTGTTGAAGGGCTTCCTCTTCCTAACGAAGCTCAGAATGATGCTAATTCTAAAGAAGGTTTCTTAGTTTGGACAGATACTGATAATAGCGAGGCATTGAGATGA
- a CDS encoding protein arginine kinase: protein MLPNQILTDITTVKHSFKAETFRPISTLSLSRNLSVSKFVPCLSKENKRDVLETIAKEFSNIEGEEFFVLPLKDLPIWQRECLLEHYLCPYDLSGSLEGEALIVNRAGTLLAGINLRDHLVLHGIDFVWQPEMLLQKLIDLDIRLQQSLSFAFSPDFGFLTTDPLRCGTALVARAFIHVPALRYRNKLSELLVPHQREFACSSLLPLSQESLGDILCLSNICSLGVSEEQILSSLRLVVSKILSAETEARNLLLKENSTEIKNRILRSIGMLTHSCYLDLQEALDATSWIQLGMSMQWIEDSEKHPLWSPMFWDLRRGHLALYNQDPANKTIEKEIIAQIRAQTTKPQAERLILRV, encoded by the coding sequence ATGCTCCCTAACCAAATTCTCACAGATATCACAACAGTCAAACACTCTTTTAAAGCAGAAACGTTTCGTCCTATTTCCACACTCTCTTTATCAAGAAATCTCTCTGTTTCCAAATTTGTGCCCTGTCTTTCCAAAGAAAACAAACGCGATGTTTTAGAAACCATTGCCAAAGAGTTTTCGAATATTGAGGGAGAAGAATTTTTTGTTCTGCCACTCAAAGATTTACCCATCTGGCAACGAGAATGCTTATTAGAGCATTATCTTTGTCCTTATGATTTAAGTGGCTCTTTAGAAGGCGAAGCGCTTATTGTCAATCGAGCAGGGACCTTATTAGCAGGCATTAATCTTCGTGATCATTTGGTGCTACACGGAATAGATTTTGTCTGGCAGCCAGAAATGTTACTACAAAAATTAATAGATCTGGATATACGCTTGCAACAATCGCTTTCTTTTGCATTTTCTCCAGATTTTGGCTTTCTAACTACAGATCCTTTACGTTGCGGAACTGCGCTTGTAGCTCGGGCTTTTATCCATGTTCCTGCGCTTAGATATAGAAACAAACTATCTGAACTCTTAGTCCCCCATCAACGCGAGTTCGCTTGTTCTTCTTTGCTTCCTTTATCACAAGAATCTTTAGGTGATATTCTTTGTTTATCAAATATTTGTTCATTAGGAGTATCTGAAGAACAAATCCTCTCTTCCTTAAGGCTTGTGGTATCAAAAATTTTATCTGCAGAAACAGAAGCGCGCAACCTACTACTAAAAGAAAATTCCACAGAAATTAAAAATCGAATCTTGCGTTCTATAGGAATGCTCACACATTCTTGTTACTTAGATTTACAAGAGGCTCTGGATGCCACAAGCTGGATACAGCTAGGGATGAGCATGCAATGGATTGAAGATAGTGAAAAACATCCTCTATGGAGTCCCATGTTCTGGGATCTACGACGGGGTCACCTCGCCCTGTATAATCAGGACCCTGCAAATAAAACGATCGAGAAAGAAATAATCGCCCAGATACGAGCTCAGACAACAAAACCCCAGGCAGAGCGACTGATCCTTCGAGTCTGA
- the tsf gene encoding translation elongation factor Ts encodes MSDFSMETLKSLRQRTGVGLTKCKEALEHAKGNLEDAVVYLRKLGLASAGKKEHRETKEGVIAASVDEHGAAIVEVNVETDFVANNSVFRTFVTGLLSDILNNKLSDVDALAQVTSSQEPSLSVEELKAVTMQTVGENIRISRALYTPVNSNQSVGIYSHGNGKAVALVFLSGSDKQEALAKDIAMHIVASQPQFLSKESVPQEVLEREREVFSSQLSGKPQEVIEKITTGKFKAFFQETCLLEQAFIKDPDVTIQELVDRAAKASGEPLKVEHFVFWKIGA; translated from the coding sequence ATGAGCGACTTCTCCATGGAAACATTAAAGAGTTTGAGACAGCGAACAGGTGTAGGCCTGACAAAATGTAAAGAAGCCCTTGAACATGCAAAGGGCAACTTAGAAGATGCTGTTGTTTACTTACGAAAACTTGGACTTGCCTCTGCTGGTAAGAAAGAGCACCGAGAAACGAAAGAAGGTGTCATTGCTGCGTCGGTTGATGAGCATGGGGCAGCTATCGTCGAAGTGAATGTTGAGACGGACTTTGTTGCTAACAATAGCGTTTTCCGAACGTTTGTTACAGGTTTATTATCCGACATCCTCAACAACAAACTGAGTGATGTGGATGCTTTAGCTCAAGTAACGTCCTCTCAAGAGCCTTCTTTATCTGTAGAAGAGCTCAAAGCTGTAACGATGCAAACAGTCGGAGAGAATATTCGTATAAGCCGCGCGCTATATACACCTGTTAACTCTAATCAGAGTGTAGGAATCTATTCTCATGGAAATGGGAAAGCCGTTGCCCTGGTCTTTCTTTCCGGATCTGACAAACAAGAAGCGTTAGCAAAAGATATTGCTATGCATATTGTTGCAAGTCAGCCACAGTTCTTAAGTAAAGAAAGCGTTCCTCAAGAAGTTTTAGAGAGAGAAAGAGAAGTATTTTCTTCCCAACTATCAGGAAAACCCCAGGAAGTAATTGAGAAAATTACTACAGGGAAATTTAAGGCCTTTTTCCAAGAGACTTGTTTATTAGAACAAGCGTTCATTAAGGATCCTGACGTTACTATTCAGGAATTGGTTGATAGAGCTGCAAAAGCTAGTGGAGAGCCGCTAAAAGTTGAGCACTTTGTCTTTTGGAAGATAGGCGCATAA
- the pyrH gene encoding UMP kinase: MMKKRVKRVLFKISGEALSDASSSDKISEERLSRLIAELKVVRNADVEVAVVIGGGNILRGLSQSQNLQINRVSADQMGMLATLINGMALADALKTEDVPNLLTSTLSCPQLAELYNPQKASDALSQGKVVICTMGAGAPYLTTDTGAALRACELKVDVLLKATMHVDGVYDRDPREFADAVRYDHISYRDFLSQGLGAIDPSAVSLCMEAGIPIRMFSFTKHSLEEAIFNTVGTVISSTEGGQL; the protein is encoded by the coding sequence ATGATGAAAAAACGAGTGAAACGAGTTTTATTCAAGATCTCTGGAGAGGCTCTTTCTGACGCTAGTTCTAGCGACAAAATCAGTGAAGAACGCCTCTCTCGATTGATTGCAGAACTTAAGGTTGTTCGCAATGCGGATGTTGAAGTTGCGGTGGTAATCGGTGGAGGGAATATCCTTCGAGGGCTATCACAGAGCCAAAACCTGCAGATCAATCGGGTTTCAGCTGATCAAATGGGAATGTTAGCGACGTTGATTAATGGGATGGCATTAGCGGATGCTTTAAAGACCGAGGATGTGCCTAATCTATTAACATCGACTTTATCTTGCCCACAGTTGGCAGAGTTGTATAACCCGCAAAAGGCATCTGACGCTCTCAGTCAAGGCAAGGTTGTTATATGTACTATGGGAGCAGGAGCTCCGTACTTGACAACTGACACTGGTGCAGCTTTGCGTGCTTGTGAATTGAAAGTTGATGTTTTGCTTAAAGCTACCATGCATGTGGATGGTGTTTACGATCGAGATCCTCGAGAGTTTGCTGATGCGGTAAGGTATGACCACATCTCTTATAGAGATTTTCTCTCCCAAGGGTTGGGCGCGATTGATCCTTCTGCAGTGTCTTTATGTATGGAAGCAGGAATCCCAATTAGAATGTTTAGCTTCACCAAACATTCCTTGGAAGAAGCCATTTTTAATACCGTTGGTACAGTGATATCTTCTACAGAGGGAGGACAACTATGA
- a CDS encoding porin codes for MKKLLKSVLAFAVLGSASSLHALPVGNPAEPSLMIDGILWEGFGGDPCDPCTTWCDAISLRLGYYGDFVFDRVLKTDVNKQFEMGAAPTGDADLTTAPTPASRENPAYGKHMQDAEMFTNAAYMALNIWDRFDVFCTLGATSGYLKGNSAAFNLVGLFGRDETAVAADDIPNVSLSQAVVELYTDTAFAWSVGARAALWECGCATLGASFQYAQSKPKVEELNVLCNAAEFTINKPKGYVGQEFPLNIKAGTVSATDTKDASIDYHEWQASLALSYRLNMFTPYIGVKWSRASFDADTIRIAQPXLETSILXMTTWNPTISGSGIDVDTKITDTLQIVSLQLNKMKSRKSCGLAIGTTIVDADKYAVTVETRLIDERAAHVNAQFRF; via the coding sequence ATGAAAAAACTCTTGAAATCGGTATTAGCATTTGCCGTTTTGGGTTCTGCTTCCTCCTTGCATGCTCTGCCTGTGGGGAATCCTGCTGAACCAAGCCTTATGATTGACGGGATTCTTTGGGAAGGTTTCGGTGGAGATCCTTGCGATCCTTGCACAACTTGGTGTGATGCCATCAGCCTACGTCTCGGCTACTATGGGGACTTCGTTTTTGATCGTGTTTTGAAAACAGACGTGAACAAACAGTTCGAAATGGGAGCAGCTCCTACAGGAGATGCAGACCTTACTACAGCACCTACTCCTGCATCAAGAGAGAATCCCGCTTATGGCAAGCATATGCAAGATGCAGAAATGTTCACTAATGCTGCGTACATGGCTTTAAACATTTGGGACCGTTTCGATGTATTTTGTACATTGGGAGCAACTAGCGGATATCTTAAAGGTAATTCTGCCGCCTTTAACTTAGTTGGTCTGTTTGGAAGAGATGAAACTGCAGTTGCAGCTGACGACATACCTAACGTCAGCTTGTCTCAAGCTGTTGTCGAACTCTACACAGACACAGCTTTCGCTTGGAGCGTCGGTGCTAGAGCAGCTTTATGGGAGTGCGGATGTGCAACTTTAGGAGCTTCCTTCCAATATGCTCAATCTAAGCCAAAAGTAGAGGAATTAAACGTTCTCTGTAATGCGGCAGAATTCACTATTAACAAGCCTAAAGGATACGTTGGACAAGAGTTTCCTCTTAACATTAAAGCTGGAACAGTTAGCGCTACAGATACTAAAGATGCTTCCATCGATTACCATGAGTGGCAAGCAAGCTTGGCTTTGTCTTACAGACTGAATATGTTCACTCCTTACATTGGAGTTAAGTGGTCTAGAGCAAGCTTTGATGCCGACACTATCCGCATTGCGCAGCCTKAGCTTGAGACCTCTATCTTAAKAATGACCACTTGGAACCCAACGATCTCTGGATCTGGTATAGACGTTGATACAAAAATCACGGATACATTACAAATTGTTTCCTTGCAGCTCAACAAGATGAAATCCAGAAAATCTTGCGGTCTTGCAATTGGAACAACAATTGTAGATGCTGATAAATATGCAGTTACTGTTGAGACACGCTTGATCGATGAAAGAGCAGCTCACGTAAATGCTCAGTTCCGTTTCTAA
- a CDS encoding secretin N-terminal domain-containing protein, which yields MNIVTSKIGSKILRIIQNNKKLGLLSALIVLDAALLSVNSQSGESLINQSASLQNYREVDQQVAACPKNSTRHSVGKSSPGSKPVVGPTPSTRPTSVKAAPARPQSPVTQTRHFKKNHQIFSPNFTQATDKPEERKRPAEPRRLQGAVRQAAAMKEKKALEQEISKQNEEASKLWEEKQNYARRAVNAINFSVRKQIEEQHKSVSNKGNGHSQSGRKDPNTSEDLSIKTIQDSSHDQDEEKKVLERLNKNSLTCQDLKEVGYTVNFEDISILELLQFVSKISGTNFVFDSNDLQFNVTIVSHDPTSVDDLATILLQVLKMHDLKVMEQGNNVLIYRNPKLSQLSTVVTDGSAKDTSEAVVVTRVFRLYSVSPSAAVEIIQPLLSHDAIISASESTRHIIVSDIAGNIEKVRELIQALDSPGASIDMSEYEVQFANPAALVSYCQDVLGAMTEEEGFQIFIQPGTNKIFVISSPRLTTKAIQLLQSLDIPEMAHTLDDVTSPASALGSSGSANPKSMRFFMYKLKYQDGSAIAQAIQDIGYNLYVTTAMDEDFINTLNTIQWLPINNSIVVIGNQANVDKVVSLLNGLDLPPKQVYIEVLILETSLEKSWDFGVQWAALGDEQGKVAYASGLLSNTGVVDPLRNQTPPVAPNPGNISLPTPGQLAGISDMMYGSSAFGLGIIGNVLSHNGKSYLTLGGLLSALDQDGDTTVVLNPRIMAQDTQQASFFVGQTIPFQTTSTVIQETGSVTQNIEYEDIGVNLVVTSTIAPNNVVTLQIEQTISELHSAQGVLTPVTDKTFAATRLQVPDGCFLVMSGHIRDKLTKIVSGVPLLSSLPLIKGLFSRTIDQRQKRNIMIFIKPKVISSFEEGTVLSNSEGYRYNWESERGSLEVAPRHAPECQNAPKVQTESDFKMLEIEAE from the coding sequence GTGAACATAGTGACGTCGAAAATAGGAAGCAAGATTTTAAGAATCATTCAAAATAACAAGAAATTAGGCCTCTTGTCTGCGTTAATTGTTCTAGATGCAGCGTTGTTAAGTGTGAATTCACAGTCTGGCGAGAGCTTAATTAACCAGTCAGCTTCTTTGCAGAACTATCGTGAAGTAGATCAGCAGGTAGCCGCGTGTCCTAAGAATAGCACGAGACACTCAGTGGGCAAGAGTTCTCCTGGATCTAAGCCTGTGGTGGGGCCTACTCCATCTACACGGCCTACATCGGTTAAAGCTGCTCCAGCAAGGCCTCAATCTCCTGTAACGCAAACTCGCCATTTCAAAAAAAATCACCAGATTTTTTCTCCTAATTTTACGCAAGCAACAGATAAGCCTGAAGAAAGAAAACGCCCTGCAGAGCCGAGACGTTTACAGGGAGCAGTTAGACAGGCTGCTGCTATGAAGGAGAAAAAAGCTCTTGAACAAGAGATATCCAAACAAAATGAAGAAGCGTCTAAACTCTGGGAAGAGAAACAGAATTATGCGCGTCGTGCAGTAAATGCGATTAACTTCAGTGTAAGAAAACAAATCGAAGAGCAGCATAAATCCGTGTCTAATAAAGGAAACGGACATTCTCAATCTGGAAGAAAAGATCCAAACACATCCGAGGATCTTTCCATTAAAACGATACAAGATAGCTCCCATGACCAAGATGAAGAGAAAAAAGTTCTGGAGCGATTGAACAAGAATTCTCTTACTTGTCAGGATTTGAAAGAAGTTGGCTATACCGTCAATTTTGAAGACATTTCTATTTTGGAATTGCTGCAGTTTGTAAGTAAGATTTCCGGAACAAATTTCGTTTTTGATAGCAATGACTTGCAATTCAATGTAACGATAGTTTCTCACGATCCTACTTCGGTGGATGATTTAGCAACGATTCTATTGCAAGTTTTGAAGATGCATGACTTGAAAGTCATGGAGCAGGGGAATAACGTATTAATTTATCGCAATCCGAAGCTTTCACAACTGTCAACAGTAGTGACTGATGGCTCTGCCAAAGATACTAGTGAAGCAGTAGTGGTTACACGAGTATTTCGTTTGTATAGCGTAAGTCCTTCTGCTGCGGTAGAAATTATTCAGCCGTTACTTTCCCATGATGCGATTATTAGTGCTTCCGAGTCCACTAGACATATTATCGTTTCGGATATAGCAGGAAATATCGAAAAAGTTCGAGAGTTGATACAGGCATTAGATAGCCCTGGAGCGTCTATTGATATGTCTGAGTATGAAGTGCAGTTTGCTAATCCTGCTGCATTAGTTAGCTATTGTCAGGATGTCCTTGGAGCAATGACGGAAGAAGAGGGCTTCCAAATTTTTATTCAGCCAGGGACGAATAAAATTTTTGTTATTTCATCTCCAAGATTAACAACGAAAGCGATCCAATTATTACAATCTTTAGATATCCCAGAAATGGCGCATACATTGGATGATGTGACGAGCCCTGCGTCTGCTTTGGGTAGCTCTGGATCCGCTAATCCTAAGAGCATGCGCTTTTTCATGTATAAATTGAAATATCAGGATGGATCAGCTATTGCTCAAGCGATCCAGGATATTGGGTATAACCTTTATGTGACAACGGCGATGGATGAAGATTTCATCAACACGTTGAACACGATTCAATGGTTGCCTATTAACAATTCTATCGTTGTGATCGGAAATCAGGCTAATGTGGATAAGGTTGTTAGTCTGTTGAACGGATTAGATCTTCCTCCAAAACAAGTGTATATTGAAGTTCTCATTTTAGAGACGAGTTTAGAAAAATCTTGGGACTTTGGGGTGCAATGGGCAGCTCTTGGAGATGAACAAGGAAAAGTAGCTTATGCTTCTGGTTTGTTGAGTAACACAGGAGTGGTGGATCCTTTGCGTAATCAGACTCCTCCCGTTGCTCCAAACCCAGGGAATATCTCGTTGCCAACTCCAGGTCAATTAGCTGGCATCAGTGATATGATGTATGGATCTTCTGCATTTGGATTAGGAATTATTGGGAATGTTCTCAGTCATAATGGGAAGTCTTATCTAACGTTAGGAGGATTACTAAGTGCCCTAGACCAAGATGGTGATACAACAGTGGTGCTTAATCCAAGAATTATGGCGCAAGATACGCAGCAAGCGTCCTTCTTTGTAGGCCAGACAATTCCTTTCCAAACAACGAGTACGGTTATCCAGGAAACTGGCTCTGTTACACAAAATATTGAATACGAAGATATCGGAGTGAATCTGGTCGTAACATCAACTATTGCTCCTAATAATGTCGTTACTTTGCAGATCGAGCAAACGATTTCTGAATTGCATTCAGCGCAAGGAGTTCTCACTCCTGTAACGGATAAAACGTTTGCTGCTACAAGATTACAAGTTCCTGACGGATGTTTCCTTGTTATGAGTGGGCATATTCGAGATAAACTCACAAAAATTGTTTCTGGGGTGCCATTACTCAGTTCTCTTCCTCTAATCAAAGGACTCTTTAGCCGAACAATCGATCAGCGCCAAAAGCGCAATATTATGATTTTCATTAAGCCAAAAGTCATTAGTAGCTTTGAGGAAGGAACAGTCTTATCCAACTCGGAAGGATATCGTTATAATTGGGAAAGTGAAAGAGGATCTTTAGAAGTTGCTCCTCGTCATGCTCCCGAATGTCAGAATGCTCCTAAGGTTCAGACAGAAAGTGATTTTAAAATGCTAGAAATAGAAGCAGAATAA
- the frr gene encoding ribosome recycling factor, producing the protein MTLTSAEKEMSGVLTFFQKEIRGFRTGKAHPALVETVTVEVYGTTMRLSDIASISVSDTRQLLISPYDAGNVSAISKGILAANLNLQPIVEGATVRINVPEPTEEYRREVIKQLKRKSEEAKVSIRNIRRTCNDRLKKDDSLTEDAVKGLEKKIQELTDKFCKQIEELAKQKEAELSSI; encoded by the coding sequence ATGACACTTACTTCTGCGGAAAAAGAGATGTCTGGCGTTTTAACGTTTTTCCAAAAAGAAATTCGTGGTTTCAGAACTGGGAAAGCACATCCGGCATTGGTAGAGACTGTTACTGTTGAAGTATACGGAACAACCATGCGGTTGTCAGATATTGCATCAATCAGTGTTTCTGATACGCGACAGCTTCTAATCTCCCCTTATGATGCAGGGAACGTTTCTGCTATTTCTAAAGGGATTTTGGCAGCCAATTTAAACCTTCAGCCTATAGTTGAAGGAGCTACGGTTCGAATTAATGTACCTGAGCCTACAGAAGAATACAGACGCGAAGTAATCAAGCAATTGAAACGTAAGAGCGAGGAAGCTAAGGTTTCCATTCGTAATATTCGACGTACTTGTAATGATAGGTTGAAAAAAGACGATAGTCTAACAGAAGATGCTGTGAAAGGCTTGGAGAAAAAAATTCAAGAGCTCACAGATAAGTTTTGCAAGCAGATAGAAGAGCTCGCAAAACAAAAAGAAGCTGAATTGTCTTCGATATAG
- a CDS encoding UvrB/UvrC motif-containing protein codes for MNPSEESSALCYNCQQPATICFTEISENITSRCYVCNNCPYPSRYYDRETVLASPTNETLILECGNCKTKWCIRDTDEILLGCALCYRTFKSLILSRLLRYQAISSYTADKTNNFHIGRSLGNIEKPTVNPAMRLIALHEALQETLRREDYEQAAEIRDQINQLKNQNTTDAP; via the coding sequence ATGAACCCCTCAGAAGAGTCTTCTGCTCTTTGTTATAACTGCCAGCAACCAGCAACAATTTGTTTTACAGAAATTTCTGAAAACATCACTTCGCGATGTTATGTATGCAATAACTGCCCATACCCTTCTCGATATTATGATCGAGAAACGGTCCTCGCTTCTCCTACAAATGAAACCCTAATTTTAGAATGTGGCAATTGTAAAACTAAATGGTGTATCCGCGACACGGATGAGATTTTATTAGGATGCGCTCTATGCTATAGAACTTTCAAATCTCTTATTTTATCCAGGCTCTTACGCTATCAAGCCATTTCATCCTATACTGCAGACAAAACCAATAACTTCCATATCGGGCGTTCTTTAGGAAATATAGAAAAACCTACTGTTAATCCTGCTATGCGTCTGATCGCTTTACATGAGGCCTTACAAGAGACTCTACGACGAGAAGATTATGAGCAAGCTGCAGAAATTCGTGATCAAATTAATCAGCTAAAAAATCAGAATACAACCGATGCTCCCTAA